In Saccharothrix syringae, the following are encoded in one genomic region:
- the recF gene encoding DNA replication/repair protein RecF (All proteins in this family for which functions are known are DNA-binding proteins that assist the filamentation of RecA onto DNA for the initiation of recombination or recombinational repair.), protein MYVRHLQVTDFRSWEHADLAFEPGVSVLVGRNGQGKTNLVEALGYVATLGSHRVATDAPLVRHGAPRAVVRAAVVNDGRELLVELEITPGRANRARVNRGPVPRPRDVLGILRTVLFAPEDLALVRGDPGERRRFLDELLTTRAPRYAGVRGDYERVLKQRGALLKSMRSARGADSGTLDVWDGHLARHGAELLAARLDLVADVAPHVATAYAEVAPESRPARVAYRSSLGEAFPGTHDREVLEDALLAELHRVRSQEVERGVCLVGPHRDDLELHLGELPAKGYASHGESWSFALALRLGGYELLRAEGAEPVLVLDDVFAELDRGRRRQLAKVAAAAEQVLITAAVAEDVPDELEGLRFDVGHGEVRRV, encoded by the coding sequence TTGTACGTCCGGCACCTGCAGGTCACCGACTTCAGGTCGTGGGAGCACGCGGACCTGGCGTTCGAGCCGGGCGTGAGCGTGCTGGTCGGGCGCAACGGCCAGGGCAAGACGAACCTGGTCGAGGCGCTGGGTTACGTGGCCACCCTGGGCTCGCACCGGGTGGCCACGGACGCGCCGCTGGTCCGGCACGGCGCGCCCCGCGCGGTGGTGCGCGCCGCGGTGGTCAACGACGGGCGCGAGCTGCTGGTCGAGCTGGAGATCACGCCGGGCCGGGCGAACCGGGCGCGGGTCAACCGCGGCCCGGTGCCGCGGCCGCGCGACGTGCTGGGCATCCTGCGCACGGTGCTGTTCGCGCCGGAGGACCTGGCGCTGGTGCGCGGCGACCCCGGTGAGCGGCGCAGGTTCCTCGACGAGTTGCTCACCACCCGGGCTCCTCGTTATGCCGGTGTGCGCGGCGACTACGAACGGGTGCTCAAGCAGCGGGGCGCGCTGCTCAAGAGCATGCGCTCGGCGCGCGGCGCGGACAGCGGGACCCTGGACGTGTGGGACGGCCACCTGGCCCGGCACGGCGCGGAGCTGCTGGCCGCGCGGCTGGACCTGGTGGCCGACGTCGCGCCGCACGTGGCGACCGCGTACGCCGAGGTGGCGCCGGAGTCGCGGCCCGCGCGGGTGGCGTACCGGTCGAGCCTGGGCGAGGCGTTCCCCGGCACGCACGACCGCGAGGTGCTGGAGGACGCCCTGCTGGCCGAGCTGCACCGGGTGCGGTCGCAGGAGGTGGAGCGGGGCGTGTGCCTGGTCGGGCCGCACCGCGACGACCTGGAGCTGCACCTGGGCGAGCTGCCCGCGAAGGGCTACGCGAGCCACGGCGAGTCGTGGTCGTTCGCGCTGGCGCTGCGGCTGGGCGGGTACGAGCTGCTGCGCGCCGAGGGCGCCGAGCCGGTGCTGGTGCTCGACGACGTGTTCGCCGAGCTCGACCGCGGCCGCCGGCGGCAGCTCGCGAAGGTGGCCGCGGCCGCCGAGCAGGTGCTGATCACCGCGGCGGTCGCGGAGGACGTGCCCGACGAGCTGGAGGGCCTGCGGTTCGACGTCGGCCACGGGGAGGTGCGTCGTGTCTGA
- a CDS encoding DciA family protein, whose translation MDNSGGEPDVSTPQVPQEGGPRGADLARAALEAARASAKQRGVRGRGRTTGGGAVARRRRRWSGPGPDDRDPQPLGRLASRLASDRGWVERLAGGQVFGRWPQLVGEDVAEHARPVAFDDGELTVQADSTAWATQLRLLQRELLKRIAAGVGDGVVKRLKVQGPAAPNWRFGPRHVPGRGPRDTYG comes from the coding sequence GTGGATAACTCAGGGGGCGAACCGGACGTATCCACACCCCAGGTCCCTCAAGAGGGTGGTCCGAGGGGTGCCGACCTGGCCCGCGCCGCGCTGGAGGCCGCCCGCGCGTCGGCCAAGCAGCGCGGGGTCCGCGGCCGGGGCCGCACCACCGGTGGCGGTGCCGTCGCCCGCCGCCGTCGCCGCTGGTCCGGCCCCGGTCCCGACGACCGCGACCCGCAGCCGCTGGGCAGGCTGGCGTCCCGGCTCGCCTCCGACCGCGGCTGGGTCGAGCGGTTGGCCGGCGGCCAGGTGTTCGGCCGGTGGCCGCAGCTGGTGGGGGAGGACGTCGCCGAGCACGCCCGGCCGGTGGCGTTCGACGACGGCGAGCTGACCGTCCAGGCCGACTCCACCGCGTGGGCCACCCAGCTGCGGCTGCTCCAGCGCGAGCTGCTCAAGCGCATCGCCGCCGGGGTCGGGGACGGCGTGGTGAAGAGGCTGAAGGTGCAGGGCCCGGCGGCGCCGAACTGGCGGTTCGGCCCCAGGCACGTTCCTGGGCGCGGACCACGTGACACCTACGGGTGA
- the gyrB gene encoding DNA topoisomerase (ATP-hydrolyzing) subunit B, with translation MAAKNEYSASSITVLEGLEAVRKRPGMYIGSTGERGLHHLIWEVVDNSVDEAMAGFAGVVDVTLLANGGVRVIDDGRGIPVDVHPVEKRPTLEVVLTKLHAGGKFDSDSYAVSGGLHGVGISVVNALSTAVDVEVKRDGFTWNQRFENTKPAFELVKGEPTEETGTSITYWADPDIFETTEYNIETISRRLQEMAFLNKGLTIILRDERVPETDEEADAEGHVAVVRERTFHYPGGLEDFVRHLNHTREAVHQKVVSFEAKGQDLEVEVAMQWNTGYTPSVYTFANTINTHEGGTHEEGFRAALTRVVNEYAREKKLLKEKDANLTGDDIREGLAAIISVKLKEPQFEGQTKTKLGNSEAKSFVQKSTNEHLADWFERHPNEAKTIVTKAVSSAQARIAARKARELVRRKGALDIGGLPGKLKDCRSTDPERCEIYVVEGDSAGGSAKEGRDSEFQAILPIRGKIINVEKARIDRVLKNNEVQSLITALGTGIHEDFDLSKLRYHKIVLMADADVDGQHIRTLLLTLLFRFMRPLIEHGHVYLAQPPLYKIKWQRQEPEYAYSDRERDGLIEQGLAAGKKIGKDDNIQRYKGLGEMNAEELWETTMDPANRVLIQVTMDDAAAADELFSVLMGEDVEARRSFITRNAKGVRFLDV, from the coding sequence GTGGCAGCCAAGAATGAGTACAGCGCGTCCTCGATCACCGTCCTTGAGGGCTTGGAAGCGGTCCGCAAGCGCCCCGGCATGTACATCGGGTCGACCGGCGAGCGCGGTCTGCACCACCTCATCTGGGAGGTCGTGGACAACTCGGTCGACGAGGCGATGGCGGGCTTCGCCGGCGTGGTCGACGTGACCCTGCTGGCCAACGGCGGCGTCCGGGTGATCGACGACGGTCGCGGCATCCCGGTCGACGTCCACCCGGTGGAGAAGCGGCCGACCCTGGAGGTCGTGCTGACCAAGCTCCACGCGGGCGGCAAGTTCGACAGCGACTCCTACGCGGTGTCCGGCGGTCTGCACGGCGTCGGCATCTCGGTGGTCAACGCGCTGTCCACGGCCGTCGACGTCGAGGTCAAGCGCGACGGTTTCACGTGGAACCAGCGGTTCGAGAACACCAAGCCGGCCTTCGAGCTGGTCAAGGGCGAGCCGACCGAGGAGACCGGCACCTCGATCACCTACTGGGCCGACCCGGACATCTTCGAGACCACCGAGTACAACATCGAGACGATCTCCCGCCGCCTCCAGGAGATGGCCTTCCTCAACAAGGGCCTGACCATCATCCTGCGCGACGAGCGCGTGCCGGAGACCGACGAGGAGGCCGACGCCGAGGGCCACGTGGCGGTCGTGCGCGAGCGCACCTTCCACTACCCGGGCGGCCTGGAGGACTTCGTCCGCCACCTCAACCACACCCGCGAGGCCGTCCACCAGAAGGTCGTCTCGTTCGAGGCCAAGGGCCAGGACCTCGAGGTCGAGGTCGCGATGCAGTGGAACACCGGCTACACGCCGTCGGTCTACACGTTCGCGAACACGATCAACACCCACGAGGGCGGCACCCACGAGGAGGGCTTCCGCGCCGCGCTGACCCGCGTGGTCAACGAGTACGCGCGCGAGAAGAAGCTGCTCAAGGAGAAGGACGCCAACCTCACCGGCGACGACATCCGCGAGGGCCTGGCCGCGATCATCTCGGTCAAGCTCAAGGAGCCCCAGTTCGAGGGCCAGACCAAGACCAAGCTGGGCAACAGCGAGGCCAAGTCGTTCGTGCAGAAGTCCACCAACGAGCACCTGGCCGACTGGTTCGAGCGCCACCCCAACGAGGCCAAGACCATCGTCACCAAGGCGGTGTCCTCGGCGCAGGCGCGCATCGCCGCCCGCAAGGCGCGCGAGCTGGTCCGCCGCAAGGGCGCCCTCGACATCGGCGGCCTGCCCGGCAAGCTCAAGGACTGCCGCTCCACCGACCCGGAGCGCTGCGAGATCTACGTCGTGGAGGGCGACTCCGCGGGCGGCTCGGCCAAGGAGGGCCGCGACTCGGAGTTCCAGGCGATCCTGCCCATCCGCGGCAAGATCATCAACGTGGAGAAGGCGCGCATCGACCGCGTGCTCAAGAACAACGAGGTCCAGTCGCTGATCACCGCCCTGGGCACCGGCATCCACGAGGACTTCGACCTGTCGAAGCTGCGCTACCACAAGATCGTGCTGATGGCCGACGCCGACGTCGACGGCCAGCACATCCGCACCCTGCTGCTCACCCTGCTGTTCCGCTTCATGCGGCCGCTGATCGAGCACGGCCACGTCTACCTGGCGCAGCCGCCCCTCTACAAGATCAAGTGGCAGCGGCAGGAGCCGGAGTACGCCTACTCCGACCGCGAGCGCGACGGCCTGATCGAGCAGGGCCTCGCCGCCGGCAAGAAGATCGGCAAGGACGACAACATCCAGCGCTACAAGGGCCTCGGCGAGATGAACGCCGAGGAGCTGTGGGAGACCACGATGGACCCGGCGAACCGGGTGCTGATCCAGGTGACCATGGACGACGCCGCCGCGGCCGACGAGCTGTTCAGCGTGCTGATGGGCGAGGACGTCGAAGCCCGCCGCTCGTTCATCACCCGCAACGCCAAGGGCGTCCGGTTCCTCGACGTCTGA
- the gyrA gene encoding DNA gyrase subunit A — protein sequence MSETTLPPAGPPTGGDRTEPRDIQQEMQNSYIDYAMSVIVGRALPDVRDGLKPVHVRVLYSMFDSGFRPDRSYNKCARVVGDVMGNYHPHGDSAIYDALVRLAQPWAMRYPLIDGQGNFGSQGNDPAAAMRYTECRLTPLAMQMLADIEEDTVDFRDNYDGRIQEPTVLPSRVPNLLINGSSGIAVGMATNIPPHNLREVADGVVWALDNPDASDEETLEAMIERVKGPDFPTYGQILGNSGIEDAYRTGRGSVKMRAVVEIDEDAKGRTILVVSELPYQVNPDNLVENIATLVRDGKLTGIANIADESNRRSGMRIVITLKRDAVAKVVLNNLYKHTQLQYSFGVNMLALVDGVPRTLRLDQMIRHYVKHQIEVIVRRTRFRLRKAEERAHVLRGLVKALDQLDEVIALIRRSPTPEVARTGLMDLLDVDEVQANAILEMQLRRLAALERQKIIDQLAEIELEIADLKDILDRPERQRAIVREELLAIVEKHGDDRRTKIVPFDGDVSMEDLIAVEDVVVTITRTGYAKRTKTDLYRSQKRGGKGVQGAQLKQDDIVQHFFVCSTHDWILFFTNKGRVYRAKAYELPEANRNARGQHVANLLAFQPEEEIAQVIEIKNYQVAPYLVLATKKGLVKKSKLSDFDSNRAGGLIGINLRDDDELVGAVMCSADDDLLLVSADGQSIRFHASDEALRPMGRATSGVLGMRFNSGDELLSMGVVQEGRFVLVATDGGYAKRTPIEDYPVQGRGGKGVLTIQHDRRRGRLVGALIVDVDDELYAITSSGGVIRTSAKEVRKAGRQTKGVRLMNLGEGTTLIAVARNADEPTDVTTGDDGDQADPAN from the coding sequence GTGAGCGAGACGACGCTGCCCCCGGCCGGGCCCCCGACTGGCGGGGACCGCACCGAGCCGCGCGACATCCAGCAGGAGATGCAGAACTCGTACATCGACTACGCCATGAGCGTGATCGTCGGACGAGCGCTGCCCGACGTGCGCGACGGCCTCAAGCCCGTGCACGTGCGCGTGCTGTACTCGATGTTCGACTCGGGCTTCCGCCCGGACCGCAGCTACAACAAGTGCGCCCGCGTGGTCGGCGACGTGATGGGCAACTACCACCCGCACGGCGACTCGGCGATCTACGACGCGCTGGTCCGCCTGGCCCAGCCGTGGGCCATGCGCTACCCGCTGATCGACGGCCAGGGCAACTTCGGCTCGCAGGGCAACGACCCGGCGGCCGCGATGCGCTACACCGAGTGCCGGCTCACGCCGCTGGCCATGCAGATGCTGGCCGACATCGAGGAAGACACCGTCGACTTCCGCGACAACTACGACGGTCGCATCCAGGAGCCGACGGTGCTGCCGTCGCGCGTGCCGAACCTGCTGATCAACGGCAGCTCCGGCATCGCGGTCGGCATGGCGACCAACATCCCGCCGCACAACCTGCGGGAGGTCGCCGACGGCGTGGTCTGGGCGCTGGACAACCCCGACGCCTCCGACGAGGAGACGCTGGAGGCGATGATCGAGCGGGTCAAGGGACCCGACTTCCCGACCTACGGCCAGATCCTGGGCAACTCCGGCATCGAGGACGCCTACCGCACCGGCCGCGGCTCGGTGAAGATGCGCGCGGTCGTCGAGATCGACGAGGACGCCAAGGGCCGCACGATCCTGGTGGTCAGCGAGCTGCCCTACCAGGTCAACCCGGACAACCTGGTGGAGAACATCGCCACCCTGGTCCGCGACGGCAAGCTCACCGGCATCGCCAACATCGCCGACGAGTCCAACCGCCGCTCGGGCATGCGCATCGTGATCACGCTCAAGCGCGACGCGGTGGCCAAGGTGGTGCTGAACAACCTCTACAAGCACACCCAGCTGCAGTACTCGTTCGGCGTGAACATGCTGGCCCTGGTCGACGGCGTGCCCCGCACGCTGCGGCTGGACCAGATGATCCGCCACTACGTGAAGCACCAGATCGAGGTCATCGTCCGGCGCACCCGCTTCCGACTGCGCAAGGCCGAGGAGCGGGCCCACGTCCTGCGCGGCCTGGTCAAGGCGCTCGACCAGCTCGACGAGGTCATCGCGCTGATCCGCCGGTCGCCCACGCCCGAGGTGGCGCGCACCGGCCTGATGGACCTGCTGGACGTCGACGAGGTCCAGGCCAACGCGATCCTGGAGATGCAGCTGCGCCGCCTGGCGGCCCTGGAGCGGCAGAAGATCATCGACCAGCTCGCCGAGATCGAGCTGGAGATCGCCGACCTCAAGGACATCCTCGACCGGCCCGAGCGGCAGCGCGCCATCGTGCGCGAGGAGCTGCTGGCGATCGTGGAGAAGCACGGCGACGACCGGCGCACCAAGATCGTGCCGTTCGACGGCGACGTGTCGATGGAAGACCTGATCGCGGTCGAGGACGTCGTCGTCACGATCACCCGCACCGGGTACGCGAAGCGCACCAAGACCGACCTGTACCGCTCGCAGAAGCGCGGCGGCAAGGGCGTGCAGGGCGCGCAGCTCAAGCAGGACGACATCGTGCAGCACTTCTTCGTGTGCTCCACGCACGACTGGATCCTGTTCTTCACCAACAAGGGCCGGGTGTACCGGGCCAAGGCGTACGAGCTGCCCGAGGCCAACCGCAACGCGCGCGGCCAGCACGTGGCCAACCTCCTGGCGTTCCAGCCGGAGGAGGAGATCGCCCAGGTCATCGAGATCAAGAACTACCAGGTGGCCCCCTACCTGGTGCTCGCCACCAAGAAGGGCCTGGTCAAGAAGTCGAAGCTGTCGGACTTCGACTCCAACCGGGCGGGCGGCCTGATCGGCATCAACCTGCGCGACGACGACGAGCTGGTCGGCGCGGTGATGTGCTCGGCCGACGACGACCTGCTGCTGGTCTCGGCCGACGGCCAGTCGATCCGGTTCCACGCCAGCGACGAGGCGCTGCGCCCGATGGGGCGCGCCACCTCGGGCGTGCTGGGCATGCGCTTCAACAGCGGTGACGAGCTGCTGTCGATGGGTGTCGTCCAGGAGGGGCGGTTTGTTTTGGTGGCCACCGACGGTGGGTACGCCAAGCGCACGCCGATCGAGGACTACCCGGTCCAGGGTCGCGGTGGCAAGGGTGTGCTCACCATCCAGCACGACCGCAGGCGTGGGAGGCTTGTCGGGGCGCTCATCGTCGACGTCGACGACGAGCTCTACGCGATCACCTCCTCGGGCGGGGTCATCAGGACCAGCGCCAAGGAGGTGCGCAAGGCGGGTCGTCAGACGAAGGGCGTGCGGTTGATGAACCTCGGCGAAGGGACCACCCTGATCGCGGTGGCGCGCAACGCCGACGAGCCCACCGACGTCACCACTGGTGACGACGGGGACCAGGCCGACCCCGCCAACTAG
- a CDS encoding DUF3566 domain-containing protein: protein MTPPEKPEDKTAVITRPGGGSTPADVAEEKPAADASGASEQPAPVGEKAGGPVGEKEDHHTAAPPPWQRGAGESHYGEAQQVGPADLVAGGDDQPTVAVQAPVGPGGPAYPATDPDTVSVARPTPPGAAAPRTQVNLGGAGGRPQAPAASARRPGRGPRRASLQVKRVDPWSVLKLALVLSVALFFVWLVAVGVLYGVLNGMGVWDKINNTANDLLQGNEPSGDPLISAGRVFGVAAIVGAVNIVLLTALATVGSFVYNVSADLAGGLEVTLSERE from the coding sequence GTGACTCCACCCGAGAAGCCAGAGGACAAGACCGCGGTGATCACCCGCCCAGGTGGGGGGTCGACACCGGCGGACGTCGCCGAGGAGAAGCCGGCGGCCGACGCCTCGGGGGCGTCCGAGCAGCCCGCCCCGGTCGGGGAGAAGGCCGGGGGACCGGTCGGGGAGAAGGAGGACCACCACACCGCCGCGCCGCCGCCCTGGCAGCGGGGTGCCGGCGAGAGCCACTACGGCGAGGCCCAGCAGGTCGGGCCGGCCGACCTGGTGGCGGGCGGTGACGACCAGCCGACCGTCGCGGTCCAGGCGCCGGTGGGCCCGGGCGGGCCCGCGTACCCGGCGACCGACCCGGACACGGTGTCCGTGGCCCGGCCGACGCCGCCCGGCGCGGCCGCGCCGCGCACCCAGGTCAACCTCGGCGGTGCCGGCGGCAGGCCGCAGGCGCCCGCGGCGTCGGCGCGCCGCCCGGGGCGCGGCCCGCGGCGGGCGAGCCTCCAGGTCAAGCGGGTCGACCCGTGGTCGGTGCTCAAGCTCGCGCTGGTGCTGAGCGTGGCGCTGTTCTTCGTGTGGCTGGTCGCGGTCGGCGTGCTGTACGGCGTGCTGAACGGCATGGGCGTGTGGGACAAGATCAACAACACCGCCAACGACCTGCTCCAGGGCAACGAGCCCAGCGGCGACCCGCTGATCAGCGCCGGGCGCGTGTTCGGCGTGGCGGCGATCGTGGGCGCGGTGAACATCGTGCTGCTCACCGCCCTGGCCACGGTCGGCTCGTTCGTCTACAACGTGTCGGCCGACCTGGCCGGTGGACTGGAGGTCACCCTCTCCGAGCGGGAGTGA
- a CDS encoding DoxX family protein produces the protein MNVLLDRGRDHAIAVFRIVVGVLFMCHGAQKLFGVLGSKGAVSITDWPSGPAGLIELVGGALIVIGLGTRIAALIASGAMAYAYFTVHQPAGLLPIQNKGELAAVYSWVFLLLAFTGPGSWAVDNVIAGRRKQEQAPLVGANA, from the coding sequence ATGAACGTTCTTCTTGACCGCGGTCGCGACCACGCCATCGCCGTCTTCCGGATCGTCGTCGGCGTGCTGTTCATGTGCCACGGTGCGCAGAAGCTGTTCGGCGTGCTGGGGTCCAAGGGTGCCGTGTCGATCACCGACTGGCCGTCCGGCCCGGCCGGTCTGATCGAACTCGTCGGTGGCGCGCTGATCGTCATCGGCCTCGGCACCCGGATCGCAGCGCTGATCGCTTCCGGCGCCATGGCCTACGCGTACTTCACCGTGCACCAGCCCGCCGGGCTCCTGCCCATCCAGAACAAGGGCGAGCTGGCCGCCGTGTACTCGTGGGTGTTCCTGCTGCTGGCGTTCACCGGCCCCGGCTCCTGGGCCGTGGACAACGTGATCGCCGGCCGCAGGAAGCAGGAACAGGCACCTCTGGTGGGCGCGAACGCATAA
- a CDS encoding DUF2020 domain-containing protein — translation MKRLLLTALPSLLLLGAVAACSGEEPLAATPPSSAPPVSPVATTTSAGPPPVPEPVVDGQCPYLESSVVQEANGQLVRKVRLSDDQPRPACFFYANATDVQLSVWVFSGEPRTAKAVVDRAAPVADSNPATEPAGWEGGSLVGDEGAVYAVAKGGSAVVVTSNQRQTIKARQIVKEVVANLGL, via the coding sequence ATGAAGCGACTGCTGCTCACCGCCCTGCCGTCCCTGCTGCTCCTCGGCGCGGTCGCCGCGTGCAGCGGGGAGGAGCCCTTGGCGGCCACTCCTCCCTCTTCTGCCCCTCCGGTCTCTCCGGTGGCCACGACCACTTCGGCCGGGCCGCCGCCGGTGCCGGAGCCCGTTGTCGACGGGCAGTGCCCCTACCTGGAGTCTTCAGTGGTCCAGGAGGCGAACGGGCAGTTGGTGCGGAAGGTCCGGCTCTCCGACGACCAGCCCCGGCCGGCGTGCTTCTTCTACGCGAACGCCACGGATGTGCAGCTCAGCGTGTGGGTGTTCTCGGGGGAGCCGCGGACGGCCAAGGCGGTGGTCGACCGGGCTGCGCCGGTGGCCGATTCCAACCCCGCCACGGAGCCTGCCGGGTGGGAGGGCGGGTCGTTGGTGGGGGACGAGGGGGCCGTGTACGCGGTGGCCAAGGGGGGGAGTGCGGTGGTCGTGACCAGCAATCAGCGGCAGACGATCAAGGCTCGCCAGATCGTCAAGGAGGTCGTGGCCAACCTGGGCCTGTAG
- a CDS encoding peptidylprolyl isomerase has translation MVCVAESNESFVGTKVTATLHTSQGDIRINLFPDHAPKTVANFVGLAEGTRAYTEPNAKGEPSGPFYDGAIFHRVISGFMLQGGDPTGTGRGGPGYKFADEFHPELQFNKPYLLAMANAGPNTNGSQFFITVAPTTWLNFKHTIFGEVADQESRNVVDAIGNAPTGSGDRPVTDVVIQKVSIERG, from the coding sequence ATGGTGTGCGTGGCTGAAAGCAACGAATCGTTCGTCGGGACCAAGGTGACGGCGACCCTGCACACCTCGCAGGGCGACATCCGCATCAACCTCTTCCCCGACCACGCCCCCAAGACGGTGGCCAACTTCGTCGGTCTGGCGGAAGGCACCAGGGCCTACACCGAGCCGAACGCCAAGGGCGAGCCCTCGGGCCCGTTCTACGACGGTGCGATCTTCCACCGGGTGATCTCCGGTTTCATGCTCCAGGGCGGCGACCCGACCGGCACCGGCCGCGGTGGGCCGGGCTACAAGTTCGCCGACGAGTTCCACCCCGAGCTCCAGTTCAACAAGCCGTACCTGCTGGCCATGGCCAACGCCGGGCCCAACACCAACGGCTCGCAGTTCTTCATCACGGTCGCCCCGACCACCTGGCTGAACTTCAAGCACACGATCTTCGGCGAGGTGGCGGACCAGGAGTCGCGCAACGTCGTGGACGCCATCGGCAACGCGCCGACCGGCTCCGGTGACCGCCCGGTCACCGACGTGGTCATCCAGAAGGTCTCGATCGAGCGGGGTTGA
- a CDS encoding rhomboid family intramembrane serine protease has translation MRHPDRVTGLRCTRCDRPACPDCLREAAVGSQCVDCVDQGRRTVRRARTVAGAESADRRPVVTWALIALNVAMFLLTAVQAGSLGQNQFSPVFYDLVLWPVRVVVLDEWWRMLGSGFLHYGPAHLALNMLALYVLGRQLEPVFGKLRFAAVYLLSLLGGSVAVYLFGALDSGVAGASGAVYGLMGALLVGALGRRITAAGPVVGVIGLNLVLSFTLTNISLLGHLGGLAIGAAVTAGLLFAPARNRNAYQAAAVVGAFLLLVALALVRTAQLV, from the coding sequence GTGCGCCACCCCGACCGGGTCACCGGCCTGCGGTGCACCCGCTGCGACCGCCCGGCGTGCCCGGACTGCCTGCGCGAGGCGGCCGTCGGCTCCCAGTGCGTCGACTGCGTCGACCAGGGCAGGCGCACGGTGCGCCGGGCCCGCACGGTCGCCGGTGCGGAGTCCGCCGACCGCCGACCGGTCGTCACGTGGGCCCTGATCGCCCTCAACGTGGCGATGTTCCTGCTCACCGCGGTGCAGGCGGGCAGCCTGGGGCAGAACCAGTTCTCGCCGGTGTTCTACGACCTGGTGCTGTGGCCCGTGCGGGTCGTGGTGCTCGACGAGTGGTGGCGGATGCTGGGTTCCGGGTTCCTGCACTACGGGCCCGCGCACCTGGCGTTGAACATGCTCGCGCTGTACGTGCTGGGCCGGCAGCTGGAACCGGTGTTCGGCAAGCTCCGGTTCGCCGCCGTGTACCTGCTGTCGCTGCTCGGCGGCAGCGTCGCGGTGTACCTGTTCGGCGCGCTCGACTCGGGTGTGGCCGGCGCCTCGGGCGCGGTCTACGGCCTGATGGGCGCGCTGCTGGTGGGCGCGCTGGGCCGCCGGATCACCGCGGCCGGGCCGGTGGTGGGCGTGATCGGCCTGAACCTGGTGCTCAGCTTCACCCTGACGAACATCTCGCTGCTCGGGCACCTGGGCGGGCTGGCGATCGGCGCGGCGGTGACCGCGGGCCTGCTGTTCGCGCCCGCGCGGAACCGGAACGCCTACCAGGCCGCCGCCGTGGTCGGCGCGTTCCTGCTGCTCGTGGCGCTGGCGCTGGTGCGGACCGCGCAACTGGTGTGA
- a CDS encoding PH domain-containing protein, whose translation MNPPRSWSPKPVLVGVAWGLAAVSLLVTVLSSEATTRLLLGLATLLLLALGTHGTFVRPRLLVDDSGVTVRTPTGARHLPWHEVKVRLVHTRRLGRETATLELDWHRGEDEQLFVLTQLDLGTDPRDVADVLHALRP comes from the coding sequence GTGAACCCTCCTCGTTCCTGGTCCCCGAAACCGGTCCTGGTGGGCGTCGCCTGGGGGCTGGCCGCGGTGTCGCTGCTGGTCACGGTGCTCAGCTCCGAGGCGACCACCCGGCTGCTGCTGGGGCTGGCCACGCTGCTGCTGCTCGCCCTGGGCACCCACGGCACGTTCGTCCGCCCCCGGCTGCTCGTGGACGACTCCGGCGTCACCGTGCGCACGCCCACCGGGGCGCGGCACCTGCCCTGGCACGAGGTGAAGGTGCGGCTGGTGCACACCCGCCGGCTGGGCCGCGAGACCGCCACGCTGGAGCTGGACTGGCACCGCGGCGAGGACGAGCAGCTGTTCGTGCTCACCCAGCTCGACCTGGGCACCGACCCGCGCGACGTGGCCGACGTGCTGCACGCCCTGCGCCCCTGA
- the crgA gene encoding cell division protein CrgA, whose translation MPKSKVRKKAVYTAPADRRTPVKVKAAGPSHPVYVAVMLGMMLLGLAWLVVNYIAGERVPVMMDLGSWNFGIGFALMIIGLLMTMKWR comes from the coding sequence ATGCCCAAGTCCAAGGTCCGCAAGAAGGCCGTCTACACGGCGCCTGCCGATCGCCGCACCCCGGTGAAGGTCAAGGCAGCGGGGCCGTCGCACCCCGTCTACGTCGCCGTGATGCTCGGCATGATGCTGTTGGGGCTGGCGTGGCTGGTGGTCAACTACATCGCGGGCGAACGGGTGCCCGTGATGATGGACCTCGGGTCCTGGAACTTCGGCATCGGTTTCGCCCTGATGATCATCGGCCTGCTGATGACCATGAAGTGGCGCTGA